The Setaria italica strain Yugu1 chromosome IX, Setaria_italica_v2.0, whole genome shotgun sequence genome has a window encoding:
- the LOC101778644 gene encoding NAC domain-containing protein 7, translating to MCLTDPVLAVAALGINIKDSWTDEKLVRFLAERKAKDPLPQNILVGLDFSLVDPRDFTTEDVWYMKLSDDQHPYNSSEDGITRKTKNGYWKFMDSSRIPTSTAIIGVKITLEFYEGHALCGTKTGWVMHEYQVEHNEEANLPQDYKSLCKVFLKGEKNISDEIQQNSDNADSPKDSFKAYLQYLAKIEEPKQPVDADKQEISSSKGQNEQNTQHIADGIDIDNVLANEDYIELNDLLYDDDAVRNDALTLEDLDDLLIPQASAPTSTNSSKQSSAVHDALEDLEDLLTPEASASTSANSSKRSMFSEECFDCDAFLREILKDSNSNEGENKDNKFSIAAPTNLVNVVISPSEQGLVKIHDDNAIVAGTSQHEPFPGGDRDEHSSSGFKQRSPSKSSCFPSRSDSSQSNIKCRREQSSSKFGKIMKKYSCFRSL from the exons ATGTGCCTTACGGATCCTGTGCTGGCAGTGGCAGCGCTTGGCATCAATATCAAAGATTCATGGACTGATGAGAAACTGGTGAGGTTCCTGGCAGAGAGGAAAGCCAAGGACCCCCTTCCACAGAACATACTTGTGGGTCTCGACTTTTCTCTTGTTGATCCACGAGACTTCACTACTG AAGATGTttggtacatgaagttgtcagATGATCAACATCCCTATAACAGTTCTGAAGACGGTATCACAAGAAAGACCAAAAATGGATACTGGAAGTTTATGGATTCTTCCAGAATACCAACAAGTACAGCTATAATTGGTGTCAAAATAACTCTGGAGTTTTATGAAGGTCATGCGCTATGTGGTACGAAAACTGGGTGGGTGATGCATGAATATCAAGTAGAGCATAATGAGGAAGCTAATCTACCACAG GATTACAAGTCTTTGTGTAAAGTATTCCTGAAGGGTGAGAAAAATATTAGTGATGAGATTCAACAAAATTCTGACAATGCAGATTCTCCTAAGGATAGCTTCAAAGCTTACCTTCAATATCTCGCCAAAATAGAAGAGCCAAAG CAACCTGTAGATGCAGACAAGCAGGAAATCTCTTCTAGCAAAGGACAGAATGAGCAAAATACTCAGCATATTGCAGATGGTATTGATATTGATAATGTTCTTGCTAATGAGGACTACATAGAGTTGAATGACCTActctatgatgatgatgctgttcGCAATGATGCTCTTACTCTTGAGGACCTGGATGACCTTCTAATCCCACAAGCCTCTGCACCAACTTCAACAAACTCAAGCAAGCAGTCTTCTGCTGTTCATGATGCTCTTGAGGATCTTGAGGATCTTCTAACCCCAGAAGCCTCAGCATCAACCTCAGCTAACTCAAGCAAGAGGTCTATGTTTTCCGAAGAGTGCTTTGATTGTGATGCATTCCTGAGGGAGATTTTGAAAGACAGTAACTCAAATGAAGGAGAAAATAAAGACAATAAGTTTAGCATAGCTGCACCTACAAATTTGGTTAATGTAGTCATCAGTCCTTCAGAACAAG GGCTTGTTAAGATCCATGATGACAATGCCATAGTGGCTGGAACTTCTCAACACGAGCCATTTCCAGGAGGTGACAGAGATGAACATTCAAGCAGTGGGTTTAAGCAGCGGAGTCCTTCTAAATCTTCCTGTTTCCCAAGCCGTTCTGACAGTTCACAGAGCAACATCAAGTGTCGGAGAGAGCAGTCTTCCAGTAAATTTGGAAAGATTATGAAGAAATACTCCTGCTTCAGATCATTATAG